In Bacillota bacterium, the following proteins share a genomic window:
- a CDS encoding GrpB family protein, with amino-acid sequence MLSLNKQVVVVDYQSEWRQEFEVMKAFFRRNINIPNIQIEHIGSTSVEGLSAKPIIDIVIVVNSTKEFEKVKKDLENVEYTHVGDQGIKNREVFKLTKPSNFYHHNLYVALQGSLGLKNQLTFRNHLRKHPEDVQRYGNLKKELAKRFSFDISSYIEGKTEFIISILQQYNFDENELMEIININKK; translated from the coding sequence ATGTTAAGTTTGAACAAACAAGTTGTAGTAGTGGATTATCAAAGCGAATGGAGACAAGAGTTTGAAGTCATGAAGGCTTTTTTCCGACGCAATATAAATATACCCAATATCCAAATAGAACACATAGGGTCGACAAGTGTCGAAGGACTATCGGCCAAGCCAATCATAGACATCGTTATTGTTGTTAATTCAACAAAAGAGTTTGAAAAAGTGAAGAAGGATTTGGAGAATGTAGAATACACCCATGTGGGGGATCAAGGCATCAAGAATCGAGAAGTGTTCAAATTAACAAAACCGAGCAATTTTTACCATCATAACTTATACGTTGCTTTACAGGGGTCTCTTGGATTGAAAAATCAGTTAACGTTTCGGAATCACTTACGAAAACATCCAGAAGATGTTCAAAGATATGGAAATCTAAAAAAAGAATTAGCCAAAAGATTTTCGTTTGATATAAGTTCTTACATTGAAGGAAAAACGGAATTCATTATTTCTATCTTACAACAATACAATTTTGATGAAAATGAGTTAATGGAAATCATAAATATCAATAAAAAGTGA